The DNA window GAGTAGTCATTTCCGCGCGCTGGTTTCTTGTCGTTTTTATCCCTGTCAAACCAGGCTTCGGCATAATCCACACTCTGCCGTAGATTTAGCCAACCCCGGTAATTGTAGCTGTTGGAAAGCCCCAGAGCGTGTTTCATGCCCATGTGATGCTCCACCAAATACCTGTCCGCATTCTCCGGATCGATAGTGTTTGCCCAGATGTAATCCTGCAGATCGGGATCGGGATCCAAAATCTGTCCGGTGTGATCCATCCGGAAATTGTAGTAGTATGAAAGATTGGAGTACCATGCATTGCTGTCCAAATGCAACAATTCATACAGAGGACGGCTGGATACGCTCCAGGTAACCGAAGGCAGGCTAAGGCTGGCGGTGTCGTTTATGAGGTCTTGACTGTAGAGGGCACCGGCATTGAAATAAGTGGATCCAATCGGCTTACGATAAGCAATGCTGGAAGAAAGCCTTTGCGCAAGGGATTCATCCACGGAGTTGCTGCTCTCCCATATCCTTTTGTTGCTTATAAAGTCCAAGGATACATCCAGAGAGGATTTTTCAGGAAGATCGTGATGATGTCCGGCTCGTACCGCCCAATCGTTTTGGATCACAGTTCCGTATGTGTTTCTCTGAAAGTCCGCGCGCAGGGATCCGTTGTACTCGTATCGTTTCTGGTAAATAGTGGAAAAATAGCTTTTCCAGCCGGTCTTCTCCATCAAGTCCAAGCCCACAATGAAATCCGCATAATCTTTGTAAGGGTAGTAGTAAGCAAGATCGCGAATGTATTTTCCATCCACGTTATTGTAGCCAGGTTCGGGAATCAGGAAGCCCGGATGACGGCCCCGACGGATACTCATTGTTACAAAAGGGAAGTAGAAGATAGGAAGATGGTTTACATAAGCCAGTACATGCTTCCCTACTACTTTATCCTTTTGATAGATCCGCATTTTATGGGCCCAGAACCAATAGCTGGGCTCTTCCAGATCACAGGTGGTGAAACTGCCTCCGTCGATGTCGTATATATTTGAACCGATCTTACGAATCTCATCCCCCCAGTAATAGCCATTTTCAATGTAGCTGCGACCGTAGCTTAGCATACCGGTCTGACCTCCAACATCATAGTGCACATTCTCTCCGATCAGAAGCTGGTCGCCATCCTGCATCCGGGTTCTGCCCAGAGATATTGCCCTTTCCTTCTTCAGGTCCAGGAAAAGGGAATCAGCCATGATGTGGGAAGTTCCATAATCTATGGATGTATTGCCATACAACCAAATCTGTTCTTGCTCATAATAAGCCCGAATGCTGTCTGCAGCATAAAACAGAGAATCGATCTCGCTTGCGGGTTCCAGAGATACATCCAGACTATCTGGAGAAAAGAGTGTTCCCCGGATGTCTGAAGCAGCAGTAGCTTCGGACACGACCTCCTCTCTGCCGTTTTGAGCGGCAAGCGGGACAAATCCCAGTAACAGGCACAGTGTAAGGACTTTTGATAATATCATCTATCGTAACTTAAGAAATTACTCCACCATTCATGTCAAGAAATTCCAAGTATTTGTGCATGGTCTCCACTCAACTCACGGGTTTATTTCCGGTACGACTCTCGCCAATGCAATTCCGGTTTTTGCAATCTGCTGTTGTACATATACTTTTCAATCTTATCCCGCAAGCTATCGTCAATCTCCTTGTTCACAGGATAGATCTTTGCGTTCAATATGCGGGAGAGCAGAGTAATCCCCGCATTCGCCACCACATCTATACCTTCCTGAGTGCAGTGTTTTGCCTGGTCGTCTTCGCTATGGATGTAGAATAGTGCCTTCCCGCCCAATCTGGCAATGTTGATCGAGGGTATCTCATACACGGCAAAGGGCATGCAATCGCTACTGTAAATATTCAGTATTTCCTGAAAATAGATGCCCTCTTCCCTGAGAGTACCACTCGCATAACCCATTATCTCTTTTGTGCCCAATACCATCAGCACATTTCTACCGATAGGATCTCCAGCCAGATCGATATTGATAACCAACCGCAAGCGCTTCTGCAGTTCATCCTTATGCGCTTCCATATATGCTGTGCTGCCCAAGAGCCCCATCTCCTCTCCGGAGAACCAAATGATGCGTAGATCGCGTTTCGGTTTATGTACGGAAAAGTACTCCGCAGCCTGCAGCAGACAGACAGAACCCGCTGCGTTATCACACGATCCATGACTTCTGGCTACGCTGTCGTAGTGCCCCACCAAAAGCGTAAGATTCTGATCTTGTCCGCTTCCCGGAATATCCAGCACAATATTGTGGGCACTGCGTTCTTCTTGATTCTGGTTGATACGAAACTCAATTTCCTGGCCATCATAAGCCTTCAGTTCTTCAGCTTGAGAATAGCTTATCATAACATGCGGCACATTATCCGTGGCATTTTGCCGATGAGCACGCACGGAAGCACTCTTGTGAGGAGCAGATATGCCGATAAGTGCCTTCACTCCGGAGCCTTCCAATAGTTCAGAGATCAATTTGCTATTGTGATAGTACATTACAATCTTGCCCTCATAAGCCCCAAGACTGTGTGGCAGGATATCCAAGTTCTCCAAGTATACCAATGCACTCTTGAGCACTACATCACTACATAGCCCAAAGGGGATAGCATCCCATCGCTTGTTTCCGGTTACGATCTCAGCCCTGCCTGCATCAAAGCTCTTTAAAGCAAATTCTTCTACGTTCGGGTGAAGATTCAGGGCTGCCAAGTAACCAGATATTACTTCAATAGCCCTCATTTCTCCTGCACTGCCTGCTAGTCGCTCAAAATCCAACTCTTTGAGTGTGTTGTAAGATTGCATCATCTTGTTCCTCCCTGATCCTGAATAACATATCACAAAGCCTGGCATGCATATTCTGTCAATCAAAAAACCCGGGACATGCCCGGGTTCTTACGTATATCTCGCGTATATTATTGTTATTTTCTTTTGCTTAGCTTCTGAGCAGCTTTCTTTTCTTTGTGAGCTAGTTTTGTGAAATCCACGATCAAACTGCTTGCAACAAAGATTGTGGAATAAGTACCGACTACCACGCCAATGCACATCGCAAGAGCGAAATCATGCAAGACCTGTCCACCAAAGAGGTACAGCGACAAGGTAGCAATGAAGGTCGTTAATGCGGTGATGATGGTACGGGATAAAGTCTCATTAATAGCATCGTTGATAATGACTTCCAAGGGATCTTTGCGACGTATCTTGAGATCCTCCCGGACTCGGTCAAAGATCACGATTGTATCGTTGATGCTATAACCCACGATAGTAAGCAGTGCGGCTATGATCTGGACAGATATCTCTTTGCCAGTGAGGGCAAACACACCGATTACGATCAACACATCATGCGCCAAGGCAACGATCGCCATTATTCCAAAGATCAGTTCAAAACGGAACCAAATGAAGATGATCATAAAAATCAATGATATTCCGATCGCCATCAAAGCATTGGTACGTAATTCACCGCCAACCTTGGGGCCCACTTCGTAGATCTCAGCGATAACGTCACGATTGAGATCTCTGCCTACCACATGTTCAGGGAAATTTTCGTTGATCAGATCGATAATCTCGGTCTTGGTATCTGTAGCTGCACCATCCTCGCTTTGGCGACTCTTGATCTTGATCATGAATGTGGCATCTTCCACTGAGCCAACATGCTGAATCTCAGCTTCGGGATATCCATTGATTTTCAAAACATTACGTAAATCGTCGATTTGTACGGGTTCCACAGAAGCGCTGGCAGCCTTCAGATTTACTTTTGCTGCCACACCGCTGGAAAATTCGATGCTCCAATTCAAGCCACGCACAAATAAACCAATGAGCGAAGCAAGGATGACAATGATGGAAATCGTATAAGCGATCTTCCTCATTCTGATGAAGGGGATGTTGGTTTTTGTAAGAAATCTCATCGTTCTCTCCTTAGATGCTCAGTTTCTTTGTGGAACCGGTCAACACGAAGGTATCAAACAATGACCGTAAAAAGACCAACGCACAGAACATGGAACCGACGATACCTATGGCAAGGGTTACCGCAAAGCCGCGAACAGGACCTGTACCAAATTGGAAAAGCACCGCAGCTGCAATCAATGTGGTGAGATTCGAATCCCACACAGTAATGGCTGCCCGGTTGTAGCCAGCGTCAACCGCAGAACGAGGGGTTTTACCTGTATCTAATTCTTCACGAACACGTTCAAATATAAGTACGTTTGCGTCCACTGCCATACCGATGGTGAGGATCATTCCGGCAATTCCGGGAAGAGTAAGGGTGCCACCAAATGCGATTAGCATAGCCAAGATGAAGCCCATGTTGAACACAAGGGTAAAGTCTGTCATTAGACCGCCAACCTTGTAATATACCAGCATAAACAGCATAACTATGCCTAAACCAATGAGGCCTGCCATGGATCCGCTTTTTATGCTGTCTGAACCCAATGTTGCACCAATAATAGAGGTGGATACGGGAGAAATGGGAGCTATCAGGTTTCCGGTATTGAGCACAATAGCCAGTTCGGTTGCTTCAGCAGAAGAGAATCTTCCTGTGATCTGAGCTCTGCCGCCGGCAATTCGTTCCTGGATGTTGGGAGCAGAATAAACTACGTTGTCCAAAACGATAGCAAGGCGTTTCCCGATGTTGTCCGCTGTTACGCGTTCAAACTTTCTGGCACCTTCACGCTTCAACTCAATGGAGACATAGGGCTTGTTCGCAACCCGCGGATCTGTGGATGTGGAAGAGCCATATTCAACCTTCGCTCTGGACAGATC is part of the Candidatus Cloacimonadota bacterium genome and encodes:
- a CDS encoding putative LPS assembly protein LptD: MILSKVLTLCLLLGFVPLAAQNGREEVVSEATAASDIRGTLFSPDSLDVSLEPASEIDSLFYAADSIRAYYEQEQIWLYGNTSIDYGTSHIMADSLFLDLKKERAISLGRTRMQDGDQLLIGENVHYDVGGQTGMLSYGRSYIENGYYWGDEIRKIGSNIYDIDGGSFTTCDLEEPSYWFWAHKMRIYQKDKVVGKHVLAYVNHLPIFYFPFVTMSIRRGRHPGFLIPEPGYNNVDGKYIRDLAYYYPYKDYADFIVGLDLMEKTGWKSYFSTIYQKRYEYNGSLRADFQRNTYGTVIQNDWAVRAGHHHDLPEKSSLDVSLDFISNKRIWESSNSVDESLAQRLSSSIAYRKPIGSTYFNAGALYSQDLINDTASLSLPSVTWSVSSRPLYELLHLDSNAWYSNLSYYYNFRMDHTGQILDPDPDLQDYIWANTIDPENADRYLVEHHMGMKHALGLSNSYNYRGWLNLRQSVDYAEAWFDRDKNDKKPARGNDYSASLNGNFNIYGLRTFQNLPVSAIRHVMTPSVGLSFIPDHSRNDIYYGFGGISLRRSKKQASLSFSLGQKWQFKFGSGKLEKKVNDLFTWDSRIAANLYKDDNKFGDISHSFAFKPGSFNLGSITSDRFSLGDIRIGYNSRLSMTQKTYEIGKSGLALRNQYFSQGISLSGTAMYADYFPALKNRSFESFGETQEDPTATVKSESWSLDISHDLSADKSLFDSRNQNLRMNAGLYLTKNYNLNYSNYFNVKENKLISQSIRLTRDLHCWKLDLSFTKRNEYWDYRIVFFNTQFPDALKFQTRDSKRY
- a CDS encoding M28 family metallopeptidase; amino-acid sequence: MMQSYNTLKELDFERLAGSAGEMRAIEVISGYLAALNLHPNVEEFALKSFDAGRAEIVTGNKRWDAIPFGLCSDVVLKSALVYLENLDILPHSLGAYEGKIVMYYHNSKLISELLEGSGVKALIGISAPHKSASVRAHRQNATDNVPHVMISYSQAEELKAYDGQEIEFRINQNQEERSAHNIVLDIPGSGQDQNLTLLVGHYDSVARSHGSCDNAAGSVCLLQAAEYFSVHKPKRDLRIIWFSGEEMGLLGSTAYMEAHKDELQKRLRLVINIDLAGDPIGRNVLMVLGTKEIMGYASGTLREEGIYFQEILNIYSSDCMPFAVYEIPSINIARLGGKALFYIHSEDDQAKHCTQEGIDVVANAGITLLSRILNAKIYPVNKEIDDSLRDKIEKYMYNSRLQKPELHWRESYRK
- the secF gene encoding protein translocase subunit SecF; the encoded protein is MRFLTKTNIPFIRMRKIAYTISIIVILASLIGLFVRGLNWSIEFSSGVAAKVNLKAASASVEPVQIDDLRNVLKINGYPEAEIQHVGSVEDATFMIKIKSRQSEDGAATDTKTEIIDLINENFPEHVVGRDLNRDVIAEIYEVGPKVGGELRTNALMAIGISLIFMIIFIWFRFELIFGIMAIVALAHDVLIVIGVFALTGKEISVQIIAALLTIVGYSINDTIVIFDRVREDLKIRRKDPLEVIINDAINETLSRTIITALTTFIATLSLYLFGGQVLHDFALAMCIGVVVGTYSTIFVASSLIVDFTKLAHKEKKAAQKLSKRK
- the secD gene encoding protein translocase subunit SecD; translated protein: MKKFSWRGLSIIIFICITAFYLAPMAIPNLPEWWAKHKLKLGLDLRGGMQILLEVDTSALSAADARGAVDQNIKIIRERIDQFGVAEPSIQKLGDNRIMVQLPGVSDFEAAENLIQQTAMLEFKVVAQSDEAKRVLDIIDSNISANLDKFPALAELDKLDKDIMADSDTLGISSPSSGVFSSLIRLGEMDYEVQYDSIRLMQDLVADSLFQQMVPAGWQISLERADSANPRADRVLHVLSSAVELSGNDLSRAKVEYGSSTSTDPRVANKPYVSIELKREGARKFERVTADNIGKRLAIVLDNVVYSAPNIQERIAGGRAQITGRFSSAEATELAIVLNTGNLIAPISPVSTSIIGATLGSDSIKSGSMAGLIGLGIVMLFMLVYYKVGGLMTDFTLVFNMGFILAMLIAFGGTLTLPGIAGMILTIGMAVDANVLIFERVREELDTGKTPRSAVDAGYNRAAITVWDSNLTTLIAAAVLFQFGTGPVRGFAVTLAIGIVGSMFCALVFLRSLFDTFVLTGSTKKLSI